Below is a window of Glandiceps talaboti chromosome 15, keGlaTala1.1, whole genome shotgun sequence DNA.
TAAAGACGAAAAACTTCAGATGTGGATAATGCCCCTTTAAAGTCATGTGATATGTTCTTGACATGTGATTATGTGTTGAGTCAGTATTTtagaatttaatattttatatatatacattaccgCTTTTGCTTCTTTCATCAGCCACCATTCATAACCACGTTGATAGTTTTCATCATTTGCTGTGTGCATGTGAGAAGCTTCGGTACCATCAGAACTCTGCGCATCTCCTCCTATTTCCACTTTCAGAATGTGTAGAGATGCTCCAAAATTTGGCTATGAGGGGAAAAACCATAATATAGGAAACGGTTCTTGGGTACAATTTATCAACACAACTACTAGAATTGGCATAAAAATTTCCATTGGTACATTCTACATAAAGAACTATCAAGAGACAATAGTAAGTTTATATTATGAGGTGTatacatatctatacatattaatttacacCTCAATTTTGTGTGCTGCACTGTTTGCATTAGTTTTATTACAGTATCATACAGTATTTACCCACACTCTCTGACAGTGTGagttgaataaacaaagactTGGAATGGATTGAATTCAAATGTATGTGACATGTTTACCTGGTAGTGTTTTTGCTGAAGACAGTGAGTAAGTAAAATTTGCTCAGGAAAGTGAGTACTTAACATTTACCCTAGTTTCACAGTCACTTTACTATGGTTCTAAACAAACTTACGGTACAATGGAATgtataacaaactcaaaacagttttaccaaatttctCCAAgatctgttaccatggtttcccaAACTTTTATCATTATTGATTAAATCAACATAAATAAGTCttaacattgtacatattgttgATCCACTGAAAATGAATTTATGCCAAAGTATGAAACTGAAGTTAACCTCAAGAAAATGTTAGGTCACAGTTACCAGGTACTATGCACACTTACCATAAATAAAAGATCCAATATCTGATTCCTATATATCTCTGGATAACTCACTAGTAATCTTGATGTGGcctgaaaatataaaattattgtCTTAAATATTATTATCCCTAGGATTCTTTCTATCTTTTAGTGATGTAAAAATAATGAggaacattttgtgaaatattactCAGCAATTAAAAGAAAGCTATGTACACTCCCACAACATAGGATTTTCTGTAACCACATTAACTttgcactaatttgcatagtcaTCAAAACTTCAAATAGTAGCAACACAACTGAAATAAGCAGGAGCAATTTGATAACATTGGTGAACAGACAATATGTATTGTATCAgaccatttttatttttatgaacaGGATTACATATTATCTTAGTATGGTTCAATCATATTATTTTAGTCATGGTTAGAATCTGACCCTTAATTTCTATGTCATAGTACCATATCTATGTACCCATTGTCTGACTTTGAGAGAATGTCTCCTTAACCAATGACCATTGAACTTTATACTATGGATGCATTTCACAAGTACCCAGATGTGTTTTGTACAAGGTAGTACAGTAGTATTTGTGTCATCAGTAGCAGTCATAATATAAAGAGTGTACATACTAGTTCTAGAGTGTACATACTgttctagtagtagtactagctACTGGTACTAACTAGTAAAGAAAACACCATAGATAAAAGGTTTTGAGTCAGGGTGGTGGATGGGGGTGGGGTTATTCCCATATTTGATATTAGTAACTGTGCTGTATGTTTGTCTACAGGTGTTTGAGGTACATTGTCCATGTTGTCATTTCAGTTAGTATTATAATATCAGGCGTAGAACTCTTGCCTGCAATTGTTAAATTCTATCTCTACCATGTACCAGGGGGTATTTATTTGTCCACAAACTGGGATAAAGATGTGGAACAAAGCATCAGACTGCAGACTGTGGTCTAGTTTGTTATTCCATTCGTAATGATTAAATAGGTGTGTTTTCATACGTTCAAAGACCAATGTTCACAATCTTTCCAAAAGAATGATGTTATTTTGTATGCATCTAAAATGTTACTGCTTTCCATTCACTAGAACACCTGGCATACATTTTCCCCAAAGATTCTGAAGAAAATGGCGAGGCTACAGCAGATACATTGCTGACATGCACACAAATACATATGGTCACATGTGCATGGTGTGTACACGGGTTTCCAAAATAGAATGTACACGCGTACACGCCCACTATTCAACCCTAGAATGTCACCATTTGAGGAGACAGGCGTGAATGTCAGAAAATACCGTGCAACTTCAAGTGTTCGCATGGTTAATGATAATTAACATGTGACTAGCATTTATGTCAGGTTTCTGTGACAACAGAATCAATGTTGTGAGGAGAAATACTAGTAGTAATAACATGCATCACggaaataattttgttttgttttattcatcTACATATAACTGCATCAGCGTTTGCAAATCGAGCATTGTTGGCTGTAATTACCcgatttgtaatattgtaacaatatGTAACGTTTATGAAATTCGTATCTTTAAGACATACTTTACTCAAaagggcacgtattattgcttataTTGCCGTTTTTtaaggaaaatatcgtacgaattctgctgctacaaatgtatcaatctctatactatacAAGTAGAAATATCTccgaatatatagtcaaaaggttgttatatttagtctgtagacctgaaaaacaacaatctatgaaatattacatgcccCTATGACTTTACTATACTACGCTACGAGCATCTCCCCCGGCCCTGATACATCCATGCTACGAGaaagttttataaattgattgCAAGGTCATGACCTATAGAGTTGTAGATTAGTTCCTCATCGGTTTTACCAGAGTTTTACTTACCCCGCCACCACTGATCCCTCCAATTCCGTCAAATACTCGTCCAAGACCCTTCGTGTCATCAATATCGTATGTACTTGACAATATGGTCCCAACAATCAGAGCGTACGCAACGAAAAACGTGCACGTTTGAAAGGCTGCCATTGCCAACCTTTCAAGTTTCAATAATGACAAACGTTTTCTCAGGTGTTCATAGTGCTATCACCACTGAGGGCGTGATACAAAAATATCATCTGAGGAGACTTGATCCTGTACAATACAAAGAGGAACAACATTTGTGCATGAAACTTTGCTTTTGCGAAATTTTGTAAATACTTTCCATTCGTATTACAAGACATGTAAGAGACTAACTACGTACATTTTGTGCACGTGATCATATAATCCAGTAGCTAGGGCCTTAATGCAACAGAAATCTGGTCGACGATTCAAGTTGTCATGTTCATCCAAAAATTGTCTTTGACTTGTGACGCGACGAAATATTTTTTGATGCattaaattaattttgaaaGGTAGGCAACATTATTTTTAtctattatttttcaaaaattattttatcattgtaatgataaaaaataacatttttcatttGCTTGTTAGCTTCTCACTAAAAAGTTAAACAATGCTGGTTCTACAAATATCCAACTACACATGTAACAAGAAACTCGACGTGCAAGTGTCCCTTTATTTGTCGAAATCCATTCAAATAGTTATATAGTGTTATTTCTAACCTCATTTGTCGCAGAAAATCTTCATTATTCAAACTGCATATAGAAGTAATTATTATAGAACAAAAGTAAAAAGtcattgaaagaaaaaaaagcgAAAAATACAAAGATTATAAAAAGTAACAAGTAATGCATTTATAAGCGGAGATTGTAAGCCTAGTTCCACTGAGCGaatcgttcattcattcattcattcattcattcattcattcattcgttcgttcgttcattcattcattcattcattcattcattcattcattcattcattcattcattcattcattcattcattcattcattcattcgttcgttcgttcattcattcattcattcattcattgacctgcacatgtatgtcacatcTTTTTAGGAGGGGTAATAGCTTGTACACCCACCCTTCGTTAAGTCGTCCAATGAGGTCACGTGACCTTTCGCAACTACATATCAAGTTCATCAAAGAGCCCAGGCCACATCGACTTACAGCACAGTCACAGTGTACGTACTCCCAGTGAATATCGACTGAAAATGGCTGTTCAAGTATTTCACACTCTACCTGGCGGACATAAGATGCCATCTGTTGGACTTGGAACCTGGAAGGTATTAGACACTGGCACAATTCAACAGTTGGTTGatcaaatgatatttttaacatttaataGGACTAGCTATGTGTTACATCATATGTACTATGTGTGCTCTGATTCGACACACATCCGTTTCTCTAGTGTGGATGCCATATCGaatatcttcagattcaaacccaatgggtAGCTACATGaagtctgaaagatccagtcgTTGGCCTGCTAATGTAACCACTCGCCACCCACCtgtattgatttcattttcCGATAAAAATTATGTAACAGTTTATGACGGTACGTGGGTTAGAGTCGGTACGTGTATGAAACACGCTGTTCAATGTATGTTTGATCCAGACAGCTTCCCCACTATTAATCTAGCTACAAATACAAACTACTATAAAACAATGAACTGTGATGCCTGGCTGGACATTTTGTGTATGGTAAAAGGCTTATGTAACGACTATATCTTTCAGTACGTCAACCTTTACAAAGAATGGCTTTTATAattcaaattataaattattatcaatatatttttttaaagtacaaaGTACATTCAATCTTACAATCAAAGACTTGGGTGTGTACTTTAATACTTTATAACTTGTGTGTAGAGCTGATAACGCGGACAAGCTTGAACTTTTTGAAGCGTGATTCGTATAAAtcatcaaaatacacattttttacgAAGTATGTTGATTTTCCACATATTCTCATCAACATAATCAACGTTCTAGCGTAATGAATATTGTCATTTGTACACAATGCattaacaatttacatattgataGCATGAATATAGCTTGTTTATTCAGCATGAAATCTCATTACAGGGTACATGGCCATCTCTCTCTTCACATCCCCAAGTAttgtcctgcttgcatacggagtattAGTCGTCCggtgttgagggtcatgtcagtaatctagacccgtgcacagtctgtaagcaggactacacATCCCCAAACTTCCTGTTCACCGATACTTTAATATATAGCTCAGACAGTGCTATAAACATTTCGATTTGTGTGTTTAACTTATTTGTTTGCAGTCTAAACCTGGTGAAGTGACAAATGCTGTCAAGTGTGCCATTGATGAAGGATATCGGCACATTGACTGTGCCCATGCATATGGCAATGAAGATGAAGTTGGTCTTGCTTTACATGAAAAACTAAGTAGTGGAAAAGTGAAACGGGAAGATTTATTCATCTGTAGTAAGGTATTTGTTTCTGTACCTGATTTACTTAGTTTCTCTTATTTtagtaatatttaaatttactgCCAATGTTACTCCTAACTGTACTTGTGTGAGCCTCTGATCCAAAAGGgatacaatttatttatttatttatttatttattcaggtaaaccaacgggcataaagcccatttacaggcacctttaaaaacaaataaggaaaaacaagcactaaaaagataaaacaaggggtagcaataacagaagtgacatgacataaaaggcaaacacagaaataaaaacaacaaaacaggaaaaattattaaaaacacgcagcctgaagcacacacatgtaatatataaatataaataatactaCACAGATATATTTGTCATAATAGACCATGTCTAGCCTGGATACTTGACTATCAGCATGATCAGACTACCACCACAAGCCAAGTCTCATGGCCATTTCTAGGATGGCTTTTGTAAATTACTAGACATAAACAAATTTCAAGGCCAGGGTTTTAATATAttcacagtgagatacaatGTTTCATCAGGATTTTGTCTTTGTTATGCATGTCAATTATTGTAGTGTATGTAGTTTGCATGTACTGGTACTTCTGGTGAAAAGTCAATACAAAAGTTATTGTGGGAGAAATTGTCTGTTTGtccatacgtacgtacgtacgtacgtacgtacgtccaTCCATActtacatatgtgtgtatgtatgtatgtatgtatgtatgtatgtatgtatgtatgtatgtatgtatgtatgtatgtatgtatgtatgtatgtatgtatgtatgtatgtatgtatgtatgtatgtatgtatgtatgtatgtatgtatgtatgtatgtgtgtgtgtatgtatgtgagtatgttatgtgtgtgtgtgggggggagtAATTGACTTACTATAAAAATTCATTCGAAAAAGTAGATATAGCACACATCACTATACACCAGGGAATTGTAATTGTTTCTCTTTTTAATATTACAGATATGGAATGTAGATCATCATCCAGAGGACGTGAAAAAGGCTTGTCTGAAAACATTGGAATCTCTTCAACTGGGTTATTTAGATCTTTATTTGATGCATTGGCCTATGGCATACCAGGTAAGGAAAAGTTGCATTATTTAGATCTTAAATTTACTTCATGCATTGGCCTAAGGTAAGGTTGTGTAGATCTTGGAAAGAGAAAAGATTACAGTAAGATAAGAtttgaaaaaatgtttacataccaaatatgtatattttggttTAATGAAATCAGATGTATTGTATGATGAAAATCTCAGGAAGGTCTGTAGTTTGCAGCCTCTAGTTTGACCTAACACCTTATCTTTGTTGTTTTGTTCTAGAGAGGTGAAAATAAATTTCCCAAAGATGAGAATGGCAAGTTCATTTATGCTGACACTGATTTTGTGGATACCTGGAAGGTAGGGTTATGGTAGTGTTGAATGGAAACTTTCACTTCAAAGGGGCTGTTATAATATATGTAGCCAGTAACTATGGATCGTGCCTCcctgcttttgtctgtctgtctgtctgtctgtctgtctgtctgtctgtctgtctctgtttgtccgtccgtctgtctgtctgtctgtctgtctgtctgtatgtgtctgtctgtctgtgcatgtctgtctatctatctacctgtctgtctCTTAGTCTGTTTGTCATCTCTTTTCTCTTTGATCCTCTAACTATCTATACCCTGTGTTGGTAGAGAAGTTCTTCCAAAGTTATCAGATATGAAAATTTAGCAAGTACATCTACTtctttgtggagtcatgatgggtgaatggttaaagtgaccggcttggaatctacaggttgcaggttcaagccctgtcactgcctgctgtttgtttctgagtggctaaagtcattgggcaagatttgaaccatgactgtgcctcagtcggCCCAGCtttataattggggacctggtaggatgtaggttgcaatgtgaaggctttaatccaatggctgcaatgaattgtatgctccccggggagttgaggaagactaaagagctgctgtgctgttctgatctgagccaggggtaataattgtaaagcactttgagcatggcctgggaaagcgctatataagaacccaacattattgttattattattattactttctGCATTTCAATTAATTTGGGTTAATTTAAGTAATTGAAAGTCTCATAAAAcagtctttttttcttttcaggcAATGGAAAAACTTGTTGAAGAAGGCCTTTGTAAAACTATTGGTCTGTCCAATTTTAACACCAAACAAATTGATCGTGTACTAGCAATTGCAAAAGTACCCATAGCAAATTTACAGGTAATGTGTGCTCTCAAAAAGAATTGAAATTGACACATGTGACTTATTGCTATGTTTGTTCCATTGATCATGATAATTGACAGTAGTTTTCTTACTGTAGACTTTGTATCATTGGTACTTGTCAACAGAAGTGACAGGTTAGctgtatattatttttttagtaTGTGTACTGTTAGTACTCAgtattgaatgctataaatgtatttgtagtCCAAAGACTTAAGTCTTGGTGTTACTTTCTCAAGAAGCTCTATGTGGAGAGTTTTTTGAGAAAGTGTCGCCAAGCTCTCTGTAGACAGCTTCTTGAGGTAGTAACACCAAGGTCTTAAGTAAATTACTAGACATAAACAAATTTCAAGGCCAGGGTTTTAATATAttcacagtgagatacaatGCATGTAAAACACATTAAACAGGGTAGCATGTCTTACAACCAGTCTGACAGGATCTCCAGGTCAAGGGTCTGTTTaagtatacatatttatattgcCAGTGAAAACAATACTTGTCAATCCTAATATGACACATTGTGTATATACTATTCCATGATAGCGGTTGctatgttgtttgttt
It encodes the following:
- the LOC144446442 gene encoding aldo-keto reductase family 1 member B1-like, with the translated sequence MAVQVFHTLPGGHKMPSVGLGTWKSKPGEVTNAVKCAIDEGYRHIDCAHAYGNEDEVGLALHEKLSSGKVKREDLFICSKIWNVDHHPEDVKKACLKTLESLQLGYLDLYLMHWPMAYQRGENKFPKDENGKFIYADTDFVDTWKAMEKLVEEGLCKTIGLSNFNTKQIDRVLAIAKVPIANLQVECNPYITQDNLIEYCKSKNIVMTAYSPLGSPDRPWVKPTDPSLLEEAKLMEIGDKHKKSVAQVLVRFQVQRGLVVLPKSVTPSRIKSNFEVFDFELSADEMKTVSDFNRNYRGCLLEW